In one Sphingomonas sp. AP4-R1 genomic region, the following are encoded:
- a CDS encoding arylesterase encodes MPDVAVATAPLILALGDSLTAGYGLAAHESFASQLEIRLGSALPGTRVINAGVSGDTSADALRRLPRLLSSLTGRPDLALVELGANDCTRGVPPAQVRANLSAIVEEFSRCAIPVLLATVEPPPFMARTLSGYLSVYTEVATRYGLPTCAFFPAGVLGHPQMVLPDRLHPNARAVALCADSVAPHVLKALGGPSARAA; translated from the coding sequence ATGCCTGATGTTGCCGTCGCGACAGCCCCTCTCATCCTTGCGCTCGGTGACAGCCTGACGGCGGGCTATGGCCTAGCGGCGCACGAATCTTTTGCCAGCCAGCTAGAGATCCGGCTCGGGTCGGCGCTCCCGGGAACGCGGGTGATCAACGCCGGCGTGTCGGGCGACACGTCTGCAGACGCGCTCCGCCGCCTGCCGCGACTGCTCTCTTCACTCACTGGAAGACCTGATCTCGCGCTGGTCGAGCTCGGTGCTAACGACTGCACGCGCGGCGTGCCGCCGGCGCAGGTGCGCGCGAACCTGAGCGCGATCGTGGAGGAGTTTTCCCGATGCGCCATTCCCGTGCTGCTCGCTACCGTCGAGCCGCCGCCCTTCATGGCTCGGACGTTGTCGGGCTATTTGTCGGTCTACACGGAAGTGGCCACCCGATACGGTTTACCGACATGCGCCTTCTTTCCCGCTGGGGTGCTCGGGCATCCGCAGATGGTGCTGCCTGATCGCCTGCATCCGAACGCACGGGCGGTAGCGCTGTGCGCCGACAGTGTCGCGCCGCACGTATTAAAGGCGCTCGGCGGGCCCAGCGCTCGCGCCGCATAA
- a CDS encoding outer membrane protein encodes MRYVIAASLLAVSVATAAAAQDAPPENLAGTLAGFRVEGNLGWDKTHSLGQSNDRFGYGGSAGFDGNLTNQIVIGPEVSYWRPSKNRNQTSVPGVNGGTVVHEGREMWAADIRIGYRVGPDLLVFGKGGYVNQAQRSYFNAPAGQQGYATRGRTDGYQVGGGVQFSPHDQFSFVPANVYLSAQYVYSDFNNHTRDEHAMAGIGFRFR; translated from the coding sequence ATGCGTTACGTCATCGCCGCCAGCCTGCTCGCTGTCAGCGTCGCCACGGCGGCTGCGGCTCAGGACGCTCCCCCCGAAAACCTGGCTGGCACGCTGGCCGGCTTCCGCGTCGAGGGAAATCTGGGCTGGGATAAGACCCATTCGCTGGGCCAGAGCAACGACCGGTTTGGCTATGGCGGCTCAGCCGGCTTCGACGGCAACCTCACGAATCAAATCGTGATCGGTCCTGAAGTTAGCTATTGGCGGCCTTCGAAGAACCGCAACCAGACGTCGGTACCCGGCGTAAATGGTGGCACGGTCGTCCATGAGGGTCGGGAGATGTGGGCTGCGGATATCCGCATTGGCTACCGCGTCGGTCCTGATCTCCTCGTCTTCGGCAAGGGTGGCTACGTCAACCAGGCGCAACGAAGCTATTTCAATGCACCCGCTGGCCAGCAGGGCTACGCCACGCGCGGGCGTACCGACGGCTATCAGGTTGGCGGCGGCGTGCAGTTCTCTCCGCACGATCAGTTCAGCTTCGTCCCGGCAAATGTGTATCTGAGCGCCCAGTACGTTTATTCTGACTTCAACAACCACACCCGCGATGAGCATGCCATGGCGGGCATCGGCTTCCGTTTCCGTTAA
- a CDS encoding response regulator has protein sequence MEAIARMGQLQRLKPIPVLIVEDEPVLRLEAVDMVERALFEPIEATSVDDAIRILEKRLDIRIVYMDLDMPRGVKGIEIAAMIRNRWPPIEIILTAASFSKANLDLPVRAEFYSKPVQHRDIVTAMKRMAARLG, from the coding sequence ATGGAAGCCATAGCCAGAATGGGTCAATTACAGCGCCTCAAGCCGATCCCCGTGCTCATCGTCGAGGACGAGCCGGTGCTCCGCCTTGAAGCCGTCGACATGGTCGAACGTGCTCTGTTCGAGCCGATCGAGGCGACAAGCGTCGACGACGCGATCCGCATCTTGGAGAAACGGCTCGACATAAGGATCGTCTATATGGACCTCGACATGCCGCGTGGGGTGAAGGGGATCGAGATCGCGGCCATGATCCGCAACCGCTGGCCGCCGATAGAAATCATTCTGACTGCCGCCAGCTTTTCGAAGGCAAACCTGGATTTGCCAGTCCGCGCGGAATTCTATTCCAAGCCGGTTCAGCATCGGGATATCGTGACGGCCATGAAGCGCATGGCGGCCCGCCTCGGGTGA
- a CDS encoding peptidase S14: MIAATLTAADFRNPAIMLCDTVDYAMYESFRSQLADAPAEGLVVVELSTLGGDPEVARMMGEDVRFHSELEPARRFVFLGKAAIYSAGTTFMSFFAPENRYLTRGTRLMVHERKLSKRLSIDGPLTTCIATVKATLHEIEASIAIQNEGFENLIRGSSVTMDEVLQKAPSNWYIEATEAQTLGLVAAVL; this comes from the coding sequence ATGATTGCCGCGACTCTGACCGCCGCCGATTTTCGAAACCCAGCGATCATGCTGTGCGACACCGTCGACTACGCGATGTACGAGAGCTTTCGCTCACAGCTGGCGGATGCGCCGGCCGAGGGACTCGTAGTTGTGGAGCTATCGACTCTCGGGGGCGATCCCGAGGTCGCGCGGATGATGGGCGAGGACGTGCGGTTTCACAGCGAGCTTGAGCCCGCGCGTCGCTTCGTCTTCCTGGGCAAGGCCGCGATCTATTCGGCTGGCACGACATTCATGAGCTTCTTCGCGCCAGAGAACCGCTATCTCACCCGCGGCACACGCTTGATGGTTCATGAGCGGAAGCTCTCGAAACGGCTGTCCATCGATGGTCCGCTTACCACCTGCATCGCCACGGTGAAGGCGACGCTTCACGAGATTGAGGCATCGATCGCGATTCAGAATGAGGGGTTCGAGAACCTCATCCGCGGATCAAGCGTGACCATGGACGAGGTGCTCCAGAAGGCGCCCTCCAACTGGTACATCGAGGCAACTGAAGCGCAGACACTCGGTCTTGTCGCGGCGGTCCTCTAA
- a CDS encoding HAD family hydrolase: MTVRAILFDIDGTLVDSNEQHVAAWSFAFREAGHPQEVDDIRLQIGKGGDLLVPTLAPDLSEDARKAISEAHGEYFKTIYLESVQAFPDAADLVRRVKADGRRVVLASSAKRSELEHYVALLGIADVVDASTSIDDVEASKPAPDIFEMALKKASVDAAEAIVVGDTIYDVEAAARSGIAAIGLTSGPFDGGQLRDAGAIAIFTDAAALLAEIDRSPLSLSD, from the coding sequence ATGACGGTCAGGGCTATTCTCTTCGACATCGACGGCACTTTGGTGGACAGCAATGAGCAGCATGTCGCCGCGTGGAGCTTCGCGTTCAGAGAGGCCGGCCATCCCCAGGAAGTCGACGACATCCGGCTTCAGATCGGCAAGGGCGGCGATCTTCTTGTTCCAACCCTTGCGCCGGACCTGTCTGAAGACGCTCGCAAGGCGATCTCCGAAGCTCACGGTGAGTATTTCAAGACGATCTATCTGGAATCAGTGCAAGCCTTTCCGGACGCGGCCGACCTGGTCCGCCGGGTCAAGGCAGACGGCAGGAGAGTCGTGCTCGCCTCGTCTGCGAAACGGAGCGAGCTGGAGCATTATGTGGCGCTGCTCGGAATTGCTGATGTTGTCGACGCATCCACCAGCATCGACGACGTGGAAGCATCGAAGCCGGCACCCGACATTTTTGAGATGGCGCTGAAAAAGGCCAGCGTCGACGCAGCCGAGGCGATCGTGGTGGGCGACACCATTTACGACGTAGAGGCTGCGGCGCGCTCGGGCATTGCAGCGATCGGGCTGACCTCTGGGCCATTTGACGGTGGCCAGCTGCGAGACGCAGGAGCCATTGCGATATTCACCGATGCTGCAGCGCTTTTGGCAGAAATCGACCGCTCGCCGCTCAGCCTGTCGGACTGA
- a CDS encoding histidine kinase dimerization/phosphoacceptor domain -containing protein — MKQRDDWHLTDELEYEHGRGDPFAAAVRATRMPMVITDPAQHDNPIVFCNVAFQELTGYAREEIIGRNCRFLQGPDTDVAEVAKVRAAIEEGHDVDVDLLNYRKDGTTFWNALYMSPVRDKDGIIRFFFASQLDVTERIEAQNIISEQKELVEREVARRTADLRAAFDAKTILLHEVDHRVKNNLTMIGSLLRLQARTIDDPAISVKLESMLERVDALAVVHRQLYQSDDITTFDIGGFAEGLARDVVGSSGRGDIDLRIEVRPLLVDAVHASALGLILNEILTNAIKHAFGDGRHGSLTLRVDEDDERGIIRICDDGPGFPSVKRTRSIGTSLITRLAKQARAEATWSDNAPGTCVTITFPRGEAADA, encoded by the coding sequence TTGAAGCAGCGTGACGACTGGCACCTTACCGACGAGCTCGAATACGAACATGGCCGAGGCGATCCATTCGCTGCGGCCGTGCGGGCGACGCGGATGCCGATGGTCATCACCGACCCAGCACAGCACGACAACCCCATCGTATTCTGCAACGTCGCGTTCCAGGAGCTGACTGGGTATGCCCGCGAAGAGATTATAGGCAGGAACTGCCGCTTCCTTCAGGGTCCCGACACGGATGTGGCCGAAGTCGCAAAAGTGCGCGCGGCGATTGAGGAGGGCCATGACGTTGATGTCGATCTCCTCAATTACCGCAAGGACGGCACCACCTTTTGGAACGCTCTCTATATGTCGCCGGTGCGGGACAAGGACGGGATCATCCGTTTCTTCTTTGCCTCGCAACTCGACGTGACGGAGCGGATCGAGGCCCAGAACATCATAAGCGAGCAGAAGGAGCTGGTGGAGCGCGAGGTGGCTCGTCGCACCGCCGACCTGCGTGCGGCATTCGATGCCAAGACGATCCTACTCCACGAAGTCGATCACCGCGTGAAGAACAACCTGACGATGATTGGATCATTGCTGCGTCTTCAGGCTCGCACAATCGATGACCCCGCCATCAGCGTGAAGCTGGAAAGCATGCTGGAACGGGTGGATGCGCTCGCGGTCGTGCATCGGCAGCTGTATCAATCCGATGACATCACCACCTTTGACATAGGCGGCTTCGCCGAAGGCCTGGCACGCGATGTTGTGGGGTCGAGCGGACGGGGCGACATAGACCTCCGGATCGAGGTGCGGCCCCTGCTGGTCGACGCGGTCCATGCCTCCGCGCTGGGGCTGATCTTGAACGAGATACTGACCAACGCGATCAAACATGCCTTCGGTGACGGGCGCCATGGTTCTCTCACGCTGCGCGTTGACGAGGACGATGAGCGCGGGATCATCCGGATCTGTGACGATGGTCCAGGATTCCCATCGGTGAAGCGGACCAGAAGCATCGGCACGTCGCTCATCACACGTTTGGCCAAGCAGGCGAGGGCCGAGGCGACGTGGAGTGACAACGCGCCCGGTACATGCGTGACCATCACCTTCCCGCGCGGGGAGGCAGCGGATGCCTGA
- a CDS encoding HWE histidine kinase domain-containing protein, with translation MAGIPGEDRDRISPGQDAPADMTRRVSSYDWSSTPLGPISTWPQSLQTATDAMLASGHAMCLAWGPERTFLYNDAYAPMLGARHPHALGKPFEDVWPDVWPEIAPLVDRGETSTFRDMPLLMTRNGYAEDTWWSFSYSPIRNEQGEVGGLLNVTLETTGRVLTERQRDKAVADLSRNEAKWRTIFETLREGFIHGEVIRNDAGEVVDWRYDEVNNAWYDLVGIERGCAVGRTIREVFPGIEDDWVLEFARLVDTRETIRFTRQVGTLGRWYDGVAQPAADDRFTVIFTEVTDRVLREQRNAAILELSDRLQDEGSVEDMAWAASEILGRELDVQLVGYGDVDPVAETITTHRDWTAGGAHPLGGTVRFRDYGSYVDDLKAGQVVVVNDAREDTRTRENAAGLEARSARAFVNAPVTERGIFVAMLFVCTAHVRSWTDEEVQFIRDVAYRLRSAIERLRAVEQQEILNGELAHRIKNTLSVVQAIAMQTLARSTDPAVIDEFSARLKALSSAHDVLLTRSWSAAGLHQVIASALETFALHRVSIVGPDLGIGSRTAMSLSLLLHELATNAVKYGALSVDEGRIAIEWAILETDGRPILDMTWTERGGPPAVEPTKRGFGSRIIRMGLTGSGGVKLDYASEGLRVEMNAPLDQVQQG, from the coding sequence ATGGCAGGTATTCCGGGCGAAGACCGCGATCGCATATCGCCGGGGCAGGATGCGCCGGCCGATATGACCCGGCGCGTTTCCTCATACGATTGGTCGTCCACGCCGCTAGGGCCCATCTCGACATGGCCGCAAAGCCTCCAGACGGCCACCGATGCGATGCTGGCGTCCGGCCATGCCATGTGTCTCGCGTGGGGACCAGAGCGCACGTTCTTATACAACGACGCATATGCACCGATGCTCGGCGCACGTCATCCGCACGCGCTCGGCAAGCCGTTCGAGGACGTCTGGCCGGACGTATGGCCCGAGATCGCGCCACTGGTCGATCGAGGAGAGACCTCCACATTTCGCGACATGCCGCTCCTCATGACAAGGAACGGGTATGCAGAAGATACGTGGTGGAGCTTCTCCTACTCCCCGATCCGCAACGAGCAGGGGGAAGTCGGTGGGTTGCTCAATGTGACTTTGGAAACGACTGGCCGGGTTCTCACCGAGCGCCAGCGGGACAAGGCCGTCGCCGATCTCAGCCGGAACGAAGCAAAATGGCGCACCATTTTTGAGACCCTGCGAGAGGGTTTCATCCACGGCGAGGTCATCCGCAACGACGCTGGCGAAGTTGTGGACTGGCGCTACGATGAGGTAAATAACGCCTGGTACGACCTCGTGGGGATCGAGCGCGGCTGCGCGGTCGGGCGGACGATCCGCGAGGTGTTCCCGGGCATTGAGGACGACTGGGTGCTGGAATTCGCCCGGTTGGTCGACACCCGGGAGACCATCCGCTTTACCCGCCAAGTCGGCACCCTCGGCCGATGGTACGACGGCGTCGCCCAGCCAGCCGCCGACGACCGCTTCACGGTTATCTTCACGGAGGTTACAGATCGTGTCCTGCGCGAGCAAAGAAACGCAGCCATCCTAGAACTAAGCGACCGCCTCCAGGACGAGGGCTCGGTCGAGGACATGGCATGGGCCGCCAGCGAAATCCTCGGTCGCGAGCTCGACGTCCAGCTTGTTGGCTATGGCGATGTCGATCCCGTGGCCGAGACGATCACGACGCACAGGGACTGGACCGCTGGAGGGGCACATCCCCTCGGCGGAACAGTCCGATTCCGGGATTATGGCAGCTACGTGGACGACCTGAAGGCGGGGCAAGTGGTCGTGGTGAACGATGCGCGAGAAGATACGCGCACGCGGGAAAACGCGGCTGGGCTGGAAGCGAGAAGCGCTCGGGCGTTCGTGAACGCGCCCGTGACGGAGCGGGGCATATTCGTCGCGATGCTCTTCGTCTGCACGGCTCATGTGCGGAGCTGGACCGACGAGGAAGTTCAGTTCATCCGCGACGTGGCCTACAGGCTCCGGTCCGCCATCGAACGGCTGCGCGCCGTCGAGCAGCAAGAAATCCTGAACGGCGAGCTTGCCCATCGCATCAAGAATACCCTCAGTGTCGTTCAGGCGATCGCCATGCAGACGTTGGCGCGGTCGACGGATCCGGCCGTGATCGATGAGTTCAGCGCTCGCTTGAAGGCGCTCTCCTCAGCACATGACGTTCTTCTTACTCGAAGCTGGTCTGCCGCGGGTCTGCACCAAGTAATAGCATCGGCGCTCGAGACCTTCGCATTGCATCGGGTCAGCATCGTTGGGCCCGATCTCGGCATCGGATCCCGGACGGCAATGTCGCTTTCGCTCTTGCTCCACGAGCTTGCGACGAACGCGGTCAAGTACGGGGCGTTGAGTGTCGACGAGGGCCGCATCGCGATCGAGTGGGCCATCCTCGAAACGGATGGCCGCCCGATCCTTGATATGACCTGGACTGAGCGAGGAGGTCCGCCGGCCGTCGAGCCCACCAAGCGTGGCTTCGGGTCGCGGATCATCCGCATGGGGCTGACCGGATCAGGCGGCGTGAAGCTGGATTATGCGAGCGAGGGCCTGAGGGTAGAAATGAATGCGCCGCTCGACCAAGTCCAACAGGGCTGA
- a CDS encoding PAS domain-containing protein, with amino-acid sequence MAGSDPVGDAGANARRIAAAVIGLDDGANTFIAAVREMRMPIVVTDPGLNDNPIVYANDSFCRMTGYDRSEVLGRNCRFLQGPETDPATVMSIREAVKEARPIEIDIRNHRKSGECFWNRLLLTPIFDAAGKLAYFFASQLDVTVERERLAGLETSNRKLMFELTDRLQKQHEQERELDFALRAGRFGTWSISFENGELSSSPACRALFGVGRDSPFSFEDRIAAIHPDDRKANLDAIERTHITGADFDETYRVITPAGETRWLTSRGQPFLSEDGKPLRLAGVSSDVTEQRRAERMRTALVELGDLVRDVQDPADISFEAARILGQALEVSRAGYGLIDPANETITIERDWNAAGVSSLAGVLRFRDYGSYIEELKQGVDVIIADARSDPRTTDGAEALEAISAKAVVNMPLTEQGGVVALLYLNHARARQWPEDELAFIREVAERTRVATERRRAEIELRDLAASLERQVEERTRELLAAEEALRQSQKMEAVGQLTGGIAHDFNNLLTGISGSLEMIQVRLAQGRSSETDRYVQAAQGAARRAASLTHRLLAFSRRQTLAPQPTSVKDLVNGMTDLIERTVGPSIQVEAVNAAGLWPVLVDPSQLENALLNLCINARDAMPDGGKITIETGNRWLDTRAAGERDMEPGQYVSLCVSDTGTGMSKETIAKAFDPFFTTKPIGMGTGLGLSMIYGFTRQSGGQTRIYSELGQGSMVCLYIPRYVGNADDVVVPDAEPTLKPSARDGETVLVIDDEPTVRMLLTDILDGLGYAALEAADGAAGLKILETDARIDLLITDVGLPGGMNGRQVADAARARRPGLKILFVTGYAENAVLSHGHLDPGMHVLTKPFAMDTMSQRITDLLS; translated from the coding sequence ATGGCAGGTAGCGATCCGGTGGGAGATGCGGGCGCCAACGCCCGGCGGATAGCAGCGGCCGTTATTGGCCTCGACGATGGCGCCAACACCTTCATCGCTGCCGTGCGCGAAATGCGCATGCCGATAGTCGTCACCGATCCTGGGCTGAACGACAATCCCATCGTCTATGCCAACGACTCGTTCTGCAGGATGACGGGTTACGACAGGAGCGAAGTGCTGGGCCGGAACTGCCGCTTTCTACAAGGGCCGGAAACCGACCCGGCGACGGTGATGTCCATTCGCGAGGCTGTGAAGGAGGCGCGGCCGATCGAGATCGATATCCGAAATCATAGGAAGTCGGGTGAGTGTTTCTGGAACCGGCTCCTGCTGACGCCGATCTTCGACGCGGCAGGCAAGCTTGCCTACTTCTTCGCAAGCCAGCTGGACGTCACCGTGGAGCGCGAACGCCTCGCTGGTCTGGAGACGTCGAACCGGAAGCTCATGTTTGAGCTCACCGATCGCCTGCAGAAACAACATGAACAGGAGCGCGAGCTCGACTTCGCGCTGCGCGCCGGACGTTTTGGGACGTGGAGCATCAGCTTCGAGAACGGCGAACTGTCATCCTCGCCTGCCTGCCGGGCGCTCTTCGGTGTGGGCCGGGACAGTCCCTTCTCCTTCGAGGATCGGATCGCCGCCATTCATCCCGACGACCGGAAAGCCAACCTCGACGCCATCGAGCGGACGCACATCACGGGCGCCGACTTCGACGAAACCTACCGCGTCATTACGCCCGCAGGTGAAACCCGTTGGCTGACTTCGCGCGGACAGCCGTTTCTAAGCGAGGACGGCAAGCCGCTCAGGCTCGCAGGCGTGTCCTCGGACGTCACCGAGCAGCGCCGCGCCGAACGGATGCGCACTGCCCTGGTTGAGCTCGGCGACCTCGTGCGCGACGTGCAAGATCCCGCCGACATCTCCTTCGAGGCCGCCCGCATTCTCGGTCAGGCTTTGGAAGTCAGTCGTGCAGGATATGGCCTGATCGACCCCGCAAATGAGACCATTACCATCGAGCGCGACTGGAACGCCGCTGGCGTCTCGTCGCTGGCCGGGGTCCTGCGCTTTCGCGACTACGGGTCTTACATCGAAGAGCTTAAACAAGGTGTCGACGTGATCATCGCCGATGCAAGGAGTGATCCCCGTACGACCGATGGCGCCGAAGCGCTGGAAGCGATCAGCGCGAAGGCGGTCGTCAACATGCCCCTGACCGAACAGGGCGGTGTGGTGGCGCTGCTTTACCTCAACCACGCCCGCGCGCGGCAGTGGCCTGAGGATGAGCTCGCCTTCATCCGTGAGGTCGCCGAACGCACGCGCGTGGCGACCGAACGCCGCCGCGCGGAGATCGAACTCCGCGATCTGGCCGCTTCGCTCGAGCGGCAGGTCGAGGAGAGGACTAGGGAGCTTCTTGCAGCTGAGGAAGCGCTTCGCCAATCACAGAAGATGGAGGCGGTCGGTCAGCTCACTGGCGGCATCGCGCACGACTTCAACAATCTTCTGACCGGGATAAGCGGTAGCCTCGAAATGATCCAGGTGCGCCTGGCACAAGGACGATCTTCGGAAACCGACCGATACGTTCAGGCGGCGCAGGGCGCCGCGCGCCGCGCCGCTTCGCTCACACACCGCCTTCTAGCGTTCTCGAGGCGGCAGACCCTCGCGCCGCAGCCGACCAGCGTGAAGGATCTCGTCAATGGGATGACCGACCTCATCGAGCGTACGGTCGGCCCGTCGATCCAGGTGGAGGCCGTGAACGCCGCTGGCCTCTGGCCTGTTCTCGTCGATCCCAGTCAATTGGAAAACGCGCTCCTCAATCTCTGCATAAACGCGCGCGACGCCATGCCCGATGGCGGCAAGATCACGATAGAGACGGGAAACCGGTGGCTCGACACGCGTGCCGCCGGTGAGCGCGACATGGAGCCTGGGCAATATGTTTCGCTTTGCGTGTCGGACACGGGGACCGGCATGAGCAAGGAAACGATCGCCAAAGCGTTCGATCCCTTTTTTACGACGAAGCCCATCGGCATGGGTACGGGGCTCGGCCTCTCTATGATCTACGGTTTCACGCGGCAGTCGGGGGGACAGACGCGGATCTACTCAGAGCTCGGCCAAGGCTCGATGGTTTGTCTTTATATCCCGCGTTACGTGGGGAACGCCGACGATGTTGTCGTTCCGGATGCTGAGCCGACACTGAAACCCAGCGCACGCGATGGCGAGACCGTGCTCGTGATTGACGACGAGCCTACTGTGCGGATGCTCCTGACGGACATTCTAGACGGCCTCGGCTATGCAGCTCTCGAGGCGGCCGATGGTGCAGCGGGCCTCAAGATCCTGGAAACCGATGCCCGCATTGACCTCCTGATCACCGATGTGGGTCTGCCGGGCGGCATGAATGGCCGGCAGGTCGCGGATGCGGCCCGGGCGCGCAGACCCGGCCTCAAGATATTGTTCGTGACCGGCTACGCCGAAAACGCCGTCCTCAGCCACGGTCATCTCGATCCAGGGATGCACGTTTTGACCAAGCCGTTTGCGATGGACACGATGAGTCAGCGGATTACCGACCTGCTAAGCTAG
- a CDS encoding response regulator: MPDGMNVLIVEDEMLLAMDIEAMVEDSGHRVLAEAASLMDVERLPSDIDPQLAFVDIHLAHGSNGIDVCRLIRERWPDALVVFVTANVSKIPEDFAGGHGVIAKPFSHAGVINAIRYLAEGVFDPPPSVPRPSSLIPSANLQRRWAA; encoded by the coding sequence ATGCCTGACGGCATGAACGTCCTGATCGTCGAGGACGAGATGCTCCTCGCCATGGACATCGAGGCCATGGTCGAGGACAGCGGTCACCGCGTGCTTGCTGAGGCCGCGAGCCTCATGGACGTGGAGAGGCTTCCTTCCGACATCGATCCCCAACTGGCTTTCGTCGACATTCACCTCGCTCACGGATCTAACGGCATCGACGTCTGCCGGCTGATCCGGGAGCGTTGGCCGGACGCCCTCGTCGTTTTCGTCACGGCAAACGTTTCGAAGATCCCTGAGGACTTTGCCGGTGGTCACGGCGTCATCGCGAAGCCTTTCTCGCATGCCGGTGTAATCAACGCGATCCGGTATCTCGCGGAAGGCGTATTCGACCCTCCGCCTTCCGTGCCGCGCCCGTCCAGCCTGATTCCGTCAGCCAATCTGCAAAGGCGCTGGGCGGCCTGA
- a CDS encoding iron-containing redox enzyme family protein has product MLRSVNEPVVPRPSQFQTDSFQRSLAQWNRERLIPRLPNDDWQRELERDMRMERLQRAFLEELRAEVAEMTAAVPTDAEQFVGWFEALKIAGPGQGDPLFPWLAENANRDQLRWFFEQEAAGEAGFDDLVAMTQVKLPVGPKLELARNYWDEMGRGARAGMHGPMLDELVDTLEVQPTIETTVWESLALANVMTAMATRRDYAWHSVGALGVIELTAPGRSALVAKGLRRIGLSNRERRYFDLHAVLDVKHSESWNKEALLPAVAEDPARATAIAEGALMRLLCGARCFARYRTHFWG; this is encoded by the coding sequence ATGCTTCGTTCGGTGAACGAACCTGTCGTGCCGCGTCCTTCTCAATTTCAGACAGACAGCTTCCAGCGCAGCCTCGCCCAGTGGAATCGCGAACGGCTGATTCCCCGGCTGCCCAATGATGACTGGCAGCGCGAACTTGAACGGGACATGCGGATGGAGCGCCTCCAACGCGCCTTCCTAGAAGAGTTACGCGCCGAAGTCGCGGAAATGACTGCCGCAGTCCCAACGGATGCCGAGCAATTTGTCGGCTGGTTCGAGGCGCTGAAGATCGCAGGTCCAGGTCAGGGCGATCCGCTCTTTCCATGGCTTGCCGAGAATGCCAACCGGGATCAGTTGCGCTGGTTTTTCGAACAGGAAGCAGCCGGCGAGGCCGGCTTCGATGATCTTGTGGCCATGACCCAGGTCAAGCTGCCCGTCGGGCCTAAACTCGAGCTGGCACGAAACTATTGGGACGAGATGGGGCGTGGCGCGCGCGCCGGCATGCATGGCCCGATGCTGGATGAATTGGTTGACACGCTTGAGGTTCAGCCCACCATCGAGACCACAGTGTGGGAAAGTCTCGCGCTGGCCAATGTCATGACCGCGATGGCGACGCGGCGAGATTATGCGTGGCATTCAGTCGGTGCGCTGGGCGTCATCGAGCTTACTGCTCCGGGGCGCTCGGCGCTGGTTGCCAAAGGCTTGCGCCGGATCGGGCTCAGCAACCGCGAACGGCGCTATTTCGATCTTCACGCCGTACTCGACGTCAAGCATAGCGAGTCTTGGAACAAGGAGGCTCTTCTGCCTGCGGTGGCAGAGGACCCGGCGCGCGCCACGGCTATTGCCGAGGGCGCGTTGATGCGATTGCTCTGCGGCGCTAGATGTTTCGCTAGATACCGCACGCACTTCTGGGGCTGA
- a CDS encoding Crp/Fnr family transcriptional regulator has product MPEPLHDALELYLRRLCLRTQLGRQERDAIMALPGEMTIVDVEHDFVRLGEKVEHACLIVDGMAARFAQLRNGQRGIVALHLPGDMADLHSVVAPETSWALHATTPTKIARIPHKALRDLSERFPSLALAFWRDCVVDASILAQWTLNLSRKDAAARLAHLFSEMRYRYAAVGALRKGSFPFPITQTTLADALGLTPVHLNRILKRLREQAILVKSLDRIDVGDPEQLAILGEFDDAYLQGLPKPDASL; this is encoded by the coding sequence ATGCCAGAACCCCTGCACGACGCCTTGGAGCTTTACCTGCGGCGACTGTGTCTGCGCACGCAGCTTGGTCGTCAAGAGCGCGACGCCATTATGGCGCTTCCCGGTGAGATGACCATCGTCGATGTCGAACATGATTTTGTTCGGCTGGGGGAGAAGGTCGAACACGCCTGCCTGATCGTTGACGGCATGGCGGCCCGGTTCGCTCAGCTCAGGAATGGACAGCGAGGGATTGTCGCGTTGCACCTGCCGGGCGATATGGCGGATCTTCATTCCGTCGTGGCCCCCGAGACCAGTTGGGCGCTGCATGCGACGACACCGACAAAAATTGCGCGGATACCGCACAAAGCGCTGCGAGATCTGAGCGAGCGCTTTCCGTCGCTTGCGCTCGCCTTCTGGCGCGACTGTGTGGTCGATGCGTCTATCTTGGCGCAATGGACGCTCAATCTTTCGCGTAAAGATGCGGCAGCGCGGCTTGCCCATTTGTTCAGCGAGATGCGCTACCGCTACGCGGCGGTTGGCGCACTCCGCAAGGGGAGCTTTCCTTTCCCAATTACACAGACGACGCTCGCCGATGCGTTGGGTTTAACTCCCGTCCACCTCAACCGCATCCTCAAGCGGCTCAGGGAACAAGCTATCCTCGTCAAAAGCCTAGACCGGATCGATGTGGGTGATCCAGAACAGTTAGCAATCCTCGGAGAATTCGATGATGCCTATCTGCAGGGTTTACCAAAGCCGGATGCTTCCCTGTGA